The following DNA comes from Miscanthus floridulus cultivar M001 chromosome 5, ASM1932011v1, whole genome shotgun sequence.
TGTTGCAAAGCAAATATTGTGTTTTTTGTTTATATGCATTGGCTCTACTGTATTACAGTTAGTGAAGGAAGTAAGTActgcccttttttttttttgcgagcaaGTACTGCCCCATTTTCTTGCCTTAAACCTGGACTGATTCATTTTGACGTGTTTTGGGTGGACCAACAAAGGAAAGCAGACCTGCATTCTGTATTGTATATGGATCTTATGCTATTTTCATTTTGACGTGTTTTTTGTTGGCCCACAgcgaaaaaaaaaattcaaaaaaaaggtCCCACCGGGATTCGAACCCAGGTCGCCAGATTCAAAGTCTGGAGTGCTAACCACTACACTATGGGGCCATTTGTTGAGACTGGTGTGCTGATAGCGATATTTATCTCTACCATGGAGAACCAGTACATGGAACGAAACCCAATTTCCATTGGTCCGAAACCATTTGCTCTAGACGGAACAGAATGGAACACGGGAATATCCGACGAATTCCTTGTAATTCTGTTGCACACGAAACAGCGTGATGCACCGCTATGAAATAAATCCATCTTTTTTTGCGAAGGGAAGGAAAATAAATCTAACTTACAGCAACATTGCCACAGCGGGCTTTTTACTTGGTGAAAAGTTTTCCTTCAAAATAGATCTTCAAGGTTCAGAACTTCAGATACAAAAATATACTAGCAGTGAAAGTTGAAATTTCGTAGCAAGATCCAATTCATCTACTTAGAGAGAAACGAAAAGAGCACGATGCTACCTGCTCCATACATGATAACCGTCACTAACAGACAGTAGAATGCAGTCCTTGCAACTCAGCACATGCCTCAAGGCTGGAGGGACAGAACAGAACGCTTTTTGCCTGACGCGTGTATCTCACCGACCGACCGGCGCCATCAGTTCGTTGCACGCCTGACGACGCCCAACGCGTCTCCGGCCGTACGTGCGGCCGGAGACCGCAGGAGCCGCACACACTGGCTCCTGGGCTCCCTGGCCTCGGTCGGCGCGGCGCGGCCATAGATTGGATTCTCGGCGACGTGGCCTCCTGGCAACCCATCCCGCACAGGCGCACCCTATCCTCCGCCTCGCCGCTCGCCAGTCGCCAATCGACACCTCCAGTTGGCGCCACTCCAGCTTCACGCTGCCCGCGCCTGTGACCCCCATTCATTCATAAGAACGGACACGCGGCCTCGGAGCCAGTAGGCAAAGGAGCCCACGACCACGCAGCCCGCAGCCGCGCGTTCGCCTACGACTACGAGTACACAGCTTCGATCCTCAGCGCGCGCGAGTGGCTGCTGCGCATTCCTCTCTCTTCTCTGTGTTTGTGTTCGTGGGCACATATGGCGCAGTCCATGCTCATGTCGACCAGCGTCAACGGCGGCCGCGCGCTGCCGTCGCtgcaggccggccggccggcgccaTACCCGCGGCTACCGCTGCCATCGTCGTCGGGCTACAGGCACTCCAAGTCCGTCTCCGTGAAGACCCTCGCCCTGTTCGGCAAATCCAAGGTCAAGACCGCGCCGTCGAAGAAGGTCCGTGGACCGTGGCTATCTAGCAACACGTACACACTATTGCCGTGTGCATGCTGTGTCCACGCACGCATGCTCCTAGTTTTATTCTGATCCTCTGTCATGTACTCATGTGTATGTGTATATGATGGTGTCAATCCTTTGTTGTACAGGCTGCTGCGCCCAAGCCGAAGGTCGAGGATGGTATCTTCGGCACGTCCGGCGGGATCGGTTTCACCAAGGAGAACGAGCTGTTCGTCGGCCGTGTCGCCATGCTTGGCTTTGCCGTGAGTATATTTAGAAGACACTGACGCCCATGTTTTGTAGCTGCATCTGGATGGAGTGTATTCATGCACGCTTAGGAAGTAGTAGAAAAAAAATGTTCTTATATACTCTCCGTATTTAAATATATATGACGTTTAGAATAAGCTAGTTAGCTTTATTAGCTAATTAGCATGTCTTAAACATTACATTTAAAAATGGAGAGAGTATATCTTTTAGAGTTAACAGAGGCGATATCTTTCATATTGACCAAAATAATTAGAGTAGTGCACACCATCCATCTATGGTATTAtattaggaaaaataacaatatatAGCTTTGGCAATAAAGCATAGCCATTCAATTTTTGTGATAGCTACTACTGCTGCCGTAGCAGGATATGGTGGTCGCTGTTACGAACGGAAGCATGGCCACATTCCACGTTTCTGGGTTCCCACGTGGCTGCTAAGTGTTATCTCTGAAGTTCTCGTTTCCTCATGGGAACATGGCTGCTAAGTGTTATCTCTGAAGTTAGCAGCTGGGTTTCAGCTCCAGATGAAAATTCAGTAGGGAAAAAGAGGAGTGATGGGTGGAAGAAAATCGCTAACGGTCAAAATAAAAGATTTACTCACTTAATTTGAACCCGAAATAAATTACTCAATTACTCCTGCTAGTTAGCAGTCTCCCAAAATAAATAAACTATAGATTGTCTAATTCATGCATTATCTTGTTATGGACAGCTACTCGTGTATGTATTATGGAGTATCGTCAGTTGAAACGAGGATTTATTAACACTAGTCTTGAACATGCACGGCAGGCATCGCTACTTGGAGAGGCCATCACCGGGAAAGGCATCCTTGCCCAGCTGAACCTGGAGACGGGCATCCCCATCTATGAGGCGGAGCCcctgctcctcttcttcatcctctTCACCCTCCTTGGCGCCATCGGCGCTCTCGGGGACCGTGGTAGGTTCGTCGACGAGGAGGCCACCGGCCTGGACAAGGCCGTCATCCAACCCGGCAAGGGCTTCCGCGGCGCCCTCGGCCTCAGCGAGGGaggtaaaaaagaaaaagaaaaaagaactgCTCACGACACTTTCGCATGCAGCTGTCTCTTGTTCGTTGATTTgaacattttttttatttaatgGTGGTGCCTGCGGTGCATGCGATGCAGGGCCGCTGTTTGGGTTCACCAAGTCGAACGAGCTGTTCGTGGGGCGGCTGGCGCAGCTGGGCGTGGCCTTCTCCATCATCGGCGAGATCATCACGGGGAAGGGCGCGCTGGCGCAGCTCAACATCGAGACGGGGGTGCCCATCAACGAGATCGAGCCGCTCGTCATCTTCaacgtcctcttcttcttcgtcgccGCCATCAACCCCGGCAACGGCAGGTTCATCATCGGCGAAGGCGAAGAAGAGTAGGCTGATCGATGTTGGCCTCGAACATGATGAGTGATGAGTAGTGTGCGCTTGGGTTACCTGTGATTGATCGATCAGTGCGTGTGCGTACGTGCTTTGTTGTGTATTAGTAAGCGTGATGAGACCTCGAAAGGTAGGGTGTCGTGTTGGGTTGTCTTGTAGAAACAAGAGCTTATGTTAGCTAatatgcaatgcttgcaagaaagtGTTATTCTAGCTTGAGATGCATGGATGGAGGGAGCACATGTTCTCCTAGACTAGATCTTGTTCAGTTCGAGAGATCACCGGCCAACCATCGGTATAAATCACACTGACCTTCGGTACTGAACTGCATTTCTCTTAGGCGCTCTCTTCTGTAACTCTACTCCATTTCCGTTTGGGCCTGTTTGTTTAGACTTTTTGGGAGCTTTTGATCTTAGCTTTTggactttcaaaaaaaaaaaactcacggAAGCTAAAAGCCTGGAGCTCACTACAGTGAGCTTTTGACTTATGAGAGTTGTTTAActtttagaaaatataaaaacTAGTAATCTAAAAGTGATCGAAAGCTCAAGGCCTAACTTTTGCCGGGCAAGGTGATTATGGCTAACGACGAAGTTCAGATATAAATGGGCCCACCCACTTGTGTGTGTATGGACTGGTAGGCCGGGAGCCCGGGAGTGTGATTTGAGCCCAAAGCAATAGCTAGGATGGACAACTTTTGAGATCCCACATCACACGGGCCTTGGGCCTAATATCTGATCTCCTAACCTTTAAGCCCAATTAGTAGTACAAGTAGCCCTATCCTAATTCCTGGAGTATACTCCTAGTACTGCGGTATCACGGTTACAGGTAAACCACCGAAACGGCGGAACGCCATGCAATTGCCATCTCCATTCCTGTACTGGTACTGTGCCAGCCATCGACCCGACACAGGCACATGGACCGTTCGTTACCTGTCTGGCACGGCACATACCCACGTAAGCGTGCGCACTAGGCTCATTTCCTCATCGGCAAGACGACGCATCTCCGGAACGCATAATAAGCACCAACGGTCTCCTTCACCGGCTCCACGAGTCAGTGAGTTCTTGCAGCTTAGTGCTGCAAATCATCATGGACTCCTATCTATGAGGAAGAACTAGTCATAGCACAGCTCAAAGTGGGCTCTGTAGAGTCTAGACCAGGCTGCCAAAAGGAGGGGCCCTGCTGAATATCATGCCATGCATAAGCTGAGCTACAAGATGAGATGCAAACCACAGCCCACGCATTACATGCTATTCTGCCCTTGTTTATTGATGCAACCAAAGATGGTGATTGGTGAGGAAAGGAGCTGCTGCAGTCTCAGATAGAATCAGACCCCGATGATTTGATGGATCTTTTTTTAATTATTATGCCCAGGGACGGATAAATTAGGCAAAAGCAAGCAAGTGGGATTTGGAGAGCTATACTCGTATAGAAACACCCACCAAACTGTTGCTTCGCTGTTTGCATTGGTTGTTGCTGGCTTTCGACGGGCCGCCAAATTAATTGAAATGGGGGTTTCTTTGCATAGATCGTCCCACGCCACACGCCACACGCCAAATTAAAAGGGTGTCTTCTTTTCCCCCCAGGTTGGTTAAGGGACTGCTTGCTCCAATTAGCTACTCCCAGCTGCGAGATTATGCATGGGAACATATACCAAAACGTACCCATGGGATTGGCTCTTCCCTTCCAATATTCTTCGGATGGATTTCAGCTAGCTCTTCGATTTGAGGGGGGGGTTGGAAATCTCGTTCGAGTCCACCATGCAATTCGTCTTCAGTAACTGAGGTGTCGTGGAGGGTTCGGAAAGGCAGCACAAAGGACGACGACTGGAAGAGTGGTCCTGAGTTCCTCGCATCTTTTTAACTGTTTTGTAGGATGATCCGTTAACTCTCTCGCTCGCTCTCGATGGAACGGGAGAGGCTAGCTAGCGCTGGTGTCGAAAACGGCACCGGCATGGCCACACAATGTGCAACTGCAAGGAAGAGAGACCGACCGCTGTGCAATCGTAATCGTACTTACTATAcatggatggatggatcgatACGCGAGTTGTTTCCGCCGGGCGGGCCCCGGCATCACATGGGATGGGCCGCAACAATGCTGGCGCATGCACGAAACAATCAAGCCTTGAAACAGTCTCTCTCGACTAGTCAAGGTAAGAGCAGTACTAATCATGTGTATATAATCAGCCCGTGATCTGACAGGAAATTCGCACGGTGGGCCGGCCTTTCGGATTCCGAATGAATCTCGCTTTACGCCGACGTACGCGTGCGTTGGTGGGGTGGCCTTTCCAGGTCGGAGAGAATATACGACTGTACTATAATATATGACGGCGAGATCAAAAGCCGAACCCAATTTCTATTTCGGCGATCAGCGGGCCGGGACGACTGATGAAAAAGGTTTGATTAATTAGACACGTATACGTACGCAAAAGTATCAGTTCAGACAGACGACCATCGGTCGGTACGCGTCAGCAACCTGTGCGTGCGTGTGCCGTGCCTAAACACTGACCGCTACGGCTTTGTACCGATTGCATGTGGCCCCGTACGTCGTCATGTGTGCTGCGTTGCGTTAATCTTGGATTATCCCAAAAGATTTGGCCGCTCCTCCGCGCTGGCAACGGGACGAATCCGCGGCGACGTACGTGACCGGGGCAGGAGGGCATGTAATGAGGCAGCTGTAGCCATGCGGATCCGGCCATGCGCCACGTCGGCAGCGTGCTGCATCACCTGGTCGTCGCAGGCTACCTGCTGGGTGCTGGCGCTTTCTCGCCTGTCGCTTGCGTGCGTCCCGGGCGGTCCCGCCGGGCCACATGGCGGCCCGGAGTTGCTGCCTTCACCGCGAAGAACCTCTGAAAATAAAGGAACGAAATGAAATGCAGGTGCCGATTTGAGCCTACTGCTCCCTCCACTTGTGCCCGCGTCTTTGGTGTTTCAACATTCCGCGTTCAACCCATGACCTGGTTTGGTTATTAACTACTCCAGGTGTAGTTTTCTTTTACTTTAACAACTTTACTTGATGATATATAGTGTCGGTACGAAATGTAGCCGACCAGTAAACATTTATAGTTTTATCGTGCGCTGTGaccagatgtggcctagcacgcgatgatacgagatttatactggttcaggcaacgtgccctatatccaatttcagtcggtcggtgattttattcctgagcctaggtgctcgaaatttgctgtggggttacaaacgagtaagaaATGAGAAGTGgagtgttagaggcccggtcggactctgatccGAGTGGAATagagtgacggatgctcaaacatgcgctaagtattagagcgtatgctctgtgtgtccaAGCTTATCCGCTGTTGAGAGCATGTAGACTGtgtccttttaggagagagcgtatccccttttatagatataggggatgaccttacaagtcaaagacggaaagagagagagtgtgtatggGTGCTACCAGGTCTTGTCGCCCACGCCGTCGAGTACGGCATGCCATCGCCCGCCATACTGTTTACGCCGCCAtcgcccaccttactgttcatggCCTGCTGTATCAGGCAGGCTGCACAATGTTCGCCTGGGATAGCAAACGACGGCGCTTTTGTGCTCTGACGCGTCTAGCAGGCTATATAGTGTCCGTCTGACATGGCCTGACGGCACCGTCCtataggtgcgcagggcatgACAGGTTATGGTCCTCAGTATTACGGTTGATTTGAGCGTCTTACCTTATGTGCTCCGCCTGCTCTCCGGGCCCACACCGAGCAGGCGTcctggtcggtcgttcccagtcggctccgaccgtgtcggtcgggaaagagaGGCGAGCAAAGGTCCGGCATATCCTCGGTCGAAGGAACGGGGTCAAAGTCGGACTGCGATCCCACCATGGCCACGCCTTCCAGTCGGGCTCCGCCAGAGGTGCCAGTCGGGGACCAGATCGTGGTCTCGGCCTGTCATTGTGTATCTGAGTCGGCCCAAACGCGCGCTATCGCTGTGCCGTCTACTAGGCTAAGTATTGCAGGAAACGAATTCATTGGagacccgggtttatgaaccggACATATAGCCTGTCTTTCTCTTCGGATATTCACAATTATGTAGTACGGAGTGCGAGATACCAACGTTAGTTTTTTTGGGGGGTGTGGGGCTTCTGTCGTGATCATAGGATATGCTGTGTGGTCAATAAACTGCGACTGCGAGCCTGCATgaagctatatatacatgacCAATAACATGTCACCCTTTCTGAACTCTGGAGCCTGGAGGGCAGGCCCATCATGCTGCTGCGTGCTATTAGCACACTCGTATCTTTGTGCCAGCGAATCAAATCTCAGTCTGCTGCCTCCATCTACCGTACAGTATATGATGACCGCATTCACAGTGCTTGTCGTCCAAAACGTATCCCAAAACTACTAGCGGCATAGGCATACACACACACACGATCGTACTGGAAGCTCAAGCAGAGACGTCTACCACTGATTGACTTTGACTGATGCAGGTTGAGTTGCCGTTCGATCTTGTATATCTTGCGATAGCCAGTGCGTAATGTAGAAGTAGTAAGCGCCCAGTAGTGCATCCTTCCGATGATGTTTACAGCCGCATGGTGCGTTGGTTGGACAACTTACAGCGTGTTCGCTCGGTCGTATTTGTCTTATAAGCTATGGTTTATCAgcaaacgaataatatttttttctcacatcaaaccagtcaaacagtacttttagccagaGCTTATAAGTCAAACCTACCCAAACAAACAGAGCGTTATTAGATAGACATGACAGCCGTTAGCATCACTCTAATTGGCACTTGCAATACAAAGATCTTCATTCACTAGCACACGCGGACACGCCTCAGTGCCTCACATCACCGACCACCCCCTTCGATGCAAACA
Coding sequences within:
- the LOC136450841 gene encoding photosystem II 22 kDa protein 1, chloroplastic-like; the encoded protein is MAQSMLMSTSVNGGRALPSLQAGRPAPYPRLPLPSSSGYRHSKSVSVKTLALFGKSKVKTAPSKKAAAPKPKVEDGIFGTSGGIGFTKENELFVGRVAMLGFAASLLGEAITGKGILAQLNLETGIPIYEAEPLLLFFILFTLLGAIGALGDRGRFVDEEATGLDKAVIQPGKGFRGALGLSEGGPLFGFTKSNELFVGRLAQLGVAFSIIGEIITGKGALAQLNIETGVPINEIEPLVIFNVLFFFVAAINPGNGRFIIGEGEEE